One window of the Benincasa hispida cultivar B227 chromosome 3, ASM972705v1, whole genome shotgun sequence genome contains the following:
- the LOC120073057 gene encoding thioredoxin-like protein HCF164, chloroplastic, producing the protein MNSQMAFPQSCRTPPMARFASDSITLHRIPLCFRIPHPLLHPSAARFPTSRRQFSPLACQTLPNSDTSSAPEKSSDGPETAGDTTGQPASSSSNQGFPEFPNKDINRRVAVISTVSALALFSSSRLDFGVSLKDLAAVALPYEEALSNGKPTVVEFYADWCEVCRELAPDVYKVEQQFKDRVNFVMLNVDNTKWEQELDEFGVEGIPHFAFLDKQGNEEGNVVGRLPRQYLLENVDALARGEASIPHARVVGQFSSAEARKVHQISDPRSHG; encoded by the exons ATGAATTCCCAAATGGCTTTCCCGCAAAGTTGTAGAACTCCCCCAATGGCTCGCTTTGCCTCTGATTCCATCACTCTCCACCGAATCCCTCTCTGCTTCCGTATCCCTCACCCTCTCCTTCATCCTTCCGCCGCCCGGTTTCCAACTTCCCGCCGCCAATTTTCACCGCTAGCTTGCCAAACGCTTCCTAACTCCGACACTTCCTCCGCTCCG GAAAAATCGTCGGACGGTCCTGAAACAGCCGGTGACACCACTGGCCAACCCGCTAGTTCTTCAAGTAATCAGGGCTTTCCAGAGTTTCCCAATAAAGATATCAATAGACGAGTTGCAGTCATTTCTACCGTTTCTGCACTGGCACTTTTCTCGTCTAGTCGATTGGATTTTGGAGTTTCTTTGAAGGACTTAGCTGCGGTGGCTTTGCCTTATGAAGAG GCTCTCTCAAATGGGAAGCCTACTGTTGTGGAGTTCTATGCAGATTGGTGTGAAGTTTGTAGGGAATTGGCTCCAGATGTATACAAAGTTGAGCAGCAGTTCAA GGACCGTGTAAATTTTGTAATGCTTAATGTTGATAATACAAAGTGGGAGCAGGAGCTTGATGAGTTTGGTGTTGAGGGTATTCCACATTTTGCTTTTTTAGACAAACAGGGGAATGAAGAGGGCAATGTAGTTGGCCGACTTCCAAGACAATATCTGCTCGAGAATGTAGACGCTCTTGCTCGTGGAGAAGCATCAATACCTCATGCCCGTGTCGTGGGACAGTTTTCAAGTGCTGAAGCAAGAAAAGTGCACCAAATTTCTGATCCAAGAAGTCATGGGTAG
- the LOC120073056 gene encoding wall-associated receptor kinase-like 14, which produces MSSHRNFLIVIIAIFSVSLTIAEGLTSCENSAEFVRHPFGFSDSNPIKLTCSKNGEIQIGRFQVHSVTERSILIKLPTECNISINLISELSTKNYKPTLRNSLLLNCTEQPLPCGVTANFNLNQPTNCGFKSNNVSCFTKTEQNGFLPPLDKCHSLLFSVFVNSTSNTTSLFEVEFGIIELEWWLSPSSSVRCSKNAQRQNITRLTELLGFRCQCMDGFEGNAYDDVGHGCRKVSHKCNPSTYIIGRCGGSKVVALITGVVVGASLMAVLTLICYCIRRRSMCLKGQMSAKRLLSEAAGNSSVTLYPYKEIERATNGFSEKQRLGTGAFGTVYAGRLHEDEWVAVKKIKYRDHNSIDQVMNEIKLLSSVSHPNLVRLLGCCIEEGQQILVYEFMPNGTLSQHLQRERGNGLPWTTRLTIAAETSRAIAYLHSSVHPPIYHRDIKSSNILLDHGFKSKVADFGLSRLGMTEISHVSTAPQGTPGYVDPQYHQNFYLSDKSDVYSFGVVLVEIITALKVVDFTRPQSEVNLAALAIDRIGRNSVDELIDPFIEPHRDAWTLYSIHKVAELAFRCLAFHSDMRPSMTEVAEELESIRRSGWTSMEEHFCAASSAGSACSSPRSVSERSISSITIKKAGLLAGLGSQRLMIPSENNHNKDYLPPVEEVMDSSPVSIQDPWLSEQSSPSTNSLLGNVAR; this is translated from the exons ATGTCTTCGCATCGAAACTTTCTAATCGTTATAATTGCAATTTTCTCGGTTTCTTTAACAATCGCCGAGGGGTTAACGTCCTGCGAAAATTCGGCTGAATTTGTACGCCATCCGTTTGGATTCTCAGACTCGAACCCAATCAAATTGACTTGCAGCAAAAATGGCGAGATTCAAATCGGCAGATTCCAGGTCCATAGCGTTACTGAAAGGAGCATCCTCATCAAACTCCCTACAGAGTGCAATATCtctatcaatttaatttcagaACTGTCCACCAAAAACTACAAGCCCACTCTTCGCAATAGTCTCCTCTTGAATTGTACCGAACAACCACTTCCATGTGGAGTCACGGCCAATTTCAACCTGAATCAACCGACGAACTGCGGCTTTAAGAGTAATAATGTCAGCTGCTTCACCAAGACCGAGCAAAATGGATTTCTGCCTCCTTTGGATAAGTGCCACTCCCTTTTGTTCTCTGTATTCGTTAATTCTACGTCAAATACAACCTCTTTGTTCGAGGTCGAATTTGGGATAATTGAGTTAGAGTGGTGGCTCTCACCTTCGTCTTCCGTACGATGCTCAAAAAATGCCCAACGCCAGAACATTACCAGATTGACGGAGCTCCTAGGATTTCGTTGCCAGTGCATGGACGGATTTGAAGGAAATGCTTACGACGACGTCGGCCACGGCTGCCGGAAAG TTTCTCACAAGTGCAATCCTTCAACATATATTATTGGCCGATGTGGCGGAAGCAAAGTCGTTGCTCTAATTACAG GTGTCGTCGTAGGGGCTTCTCTTATGGCTGTCCTGACCCTTATCTGTTACTGCATCCGACGGCGCTCAATGTGTCTGAAAGGTCAGATGAGTGCAAAGAGGCTTCTAAGTGAGGCCGCTGGAAATTCAAGTGTTACTTTATATCCCTACAAGGAAATAGAAAGAGCTACTAATGGCTTCTCTGAGAAACAAAGGCTGGGAACTGGGGCCTTTGGTACAGTCTATGCCGGAAGGCTTCACGAGGATGAGTGGGTTGCTGTGAAAAAGATCAAATATAGAGACCACAATAGCATTGACCAGGTTATGAATGAGATAAAACTGCTTTCGTCGGTGAGCCACCCAAATCTGGTTCGCTTGCTTGGCTGCTGCATTGAGGAAGGCCAACAGATCCTTGTCTATGAGTTTATGCCCAATGGGACTCTCTCTCAACATCTTCAGAGAGAGCGTGGAAATGGACTCCCATGGACGACACGACTCACCATTGCAGCTGAAACTTCTCGTGCAATAGCATACCTCCATTCTTCTGTGCATCCACCAATATATCACAGGGACATCAAATCAAGCAATATACTTCTGGATCATGGTTTCAAATCAAAAGTTGCAGATTTTGGTCTTTCTCGACTTGGTATGACAGAAATATCACACGTCTCAACAGCTCCACAAGGGACCCCAGGCTACGTTGATCCACAATACCATCAAAATTTTTATCTTTCAGACAAAAGCGACGTATATAGTTTTGGAGTAGTCCTAGTAGAGATAATAACAGCATTGAAAGTGGTTGATTTCACCCGTCCCCAGAGTGAAGTAAACTTAGCTGCACTAGCCATTGATAGGATTGGGAGAAATTCTGTGGATGAACTAATTGATCCTTTCATCGAGCCACATAGAGATGCTTGGACCCTCTACTCTATTCACAAGGTGGCTGAGCTTGCATTCAGATGCCTTGCTTTCCACAGCGACATGAGGCCTTCGATGACAGAAGTAGCAGAGGAATTGGAAAGCATCAGACGCAGTGGATGGACATCAATGGAGGAGCATTTTTGTGCTGCATCATCAGCAGGCTCAGCTTGTTCATCTCCTCGTAGTGTAAGCGAGAGATCCATAAGTAGCATTACAATTAAAAAGGCCGGGTTGCTTGCAGGACTGGGGAGCCAGAGATTGATGATCCCGTCGGAAAACAACCATAATAAGGACTATCTGCCTCCTGTAGAGGAGGTTATGGATAGTTCCCCAGTCTCCATACAGGATCCTTGGTTAAGTGAACAAAGCTCACCTTCAACAAATAGTTTATTGGGTAATGTAGCACGgtga